In a single window of the Bactrocera dorsalis isolate Fly_Bdor chromosome 2, ASM2337382v1, whole genome shotgun sequence genome:
- the LOC105231836 gene encoding mitochondrial coenzyme A transporter SLC25A42, producing the protein MSRLLEKPNIAMSIKSSSGSQLSSSAAATGNATALSVSTSEVAVQSITETITSPNAVISSSINNNGTHTIFDEVFISLVSGSAAGALAKTTIAPLDRTKINFQISKNVPYSFKAAIAFLRNTYEKEGILALWRGNSATMARIVPYAAIQFTAHEQWRKILQVDKDGSDTKGRRFIAGSLAGITSQSLTYPLDLARARMAVTDKYTGYRTLRQVFVKIWVEEGPRTLYRGYFATVLGVIPYAGVSFFTYGTLKREYYEVTGNAKPNTLVSLAFGAVAGAAGQTSSYPLDIVRRRMQTMRVNKDTNNQYRTIYSTLKKIYKEEGIKNGFYKGLSMNWIKGPIAVGISFSAYDLIKELLRELFHLKRGRYDA; encoded by the exons ATGAGCCGTCTTCTCGAGAAGCCCAACATAGCGATGTCCATTAAGTCGTCGTCAGGTAGTCAATTGTCCTCAAGTGCTGCAGCCACCGGTAATGCCACCGCATTAAGTGTTAGCACCAGTGAAGTAGCAGTGCAAAGTATAACGGAAACGATCACAAGTCCAAACGCAGTCATCAGTTCGAGTATAAATAATAACG GAACTCACACAATTTTCGATGAAGTCTTCATAAGTTTGGTGTCCGGTTCAGCGGCTGGAGCTTTGGCGAAAACCACTATTGCCCCTCTGGATCgcacaaaaatcaattttcaaataAG TAAAAACGTTCCCTACTCATTTAAAGCGGCGATCGCTTTTCTTAGGAATACCTACGAAAAAGAGGGTATTTTGGCGTTATGGCGCGGAAATTCGGCGACCATGGCGCGTATTGTGCCTTATGCAGCCATACAATTTACGGCGCACGAGCAGTGGCGAAAGATTCTGCAAGTAGATAAGGATGGTAGCGA CACGAAAGGCAGACGTTTTATAGCCGGTTCATTGGCGGGCATAACCTCACAGTCTCTGACTTATCCGTTAGATTTGGCACGTGCCCGAATGGCCGTAACGGACAAGTACACCGGATACAG AACACTCCGtcaagtttttgtaaaaatttgggTCGAAGAAGGACCGCGTACACTGTATCGAGGCTATTTCGCGACCGTATTAGGCGTGATACCTTATGCCGGTGTTTCCTTCTTTACCTATGGCACACTCAAACGTGAATATTATG AGGTGACAGGAAATGCGAAACCGAATACTCTAGTCTCGCTTGCATTTGGCGCTGTAGCCGGTGCGGCAGGTCAAACATCCAGCTACCCACTGGACATAGTGCGTCGGCGTATGCAAACAATGCGCGTCAATAAAGACACCAACAATCAATACCGCACTATATACTCGACCTTGAAGAAAATTTACAA GGAGGAAGGTATAAAAAATGGCTTCTACAAAGGGTTGAGCATGAACTGGATCAAGGGACCGATCGCGGTTGGCATCAGCTTCTCTGCCTACGATTTAATTAAGGAGTTGCTTAGGGAATTATTCCATTTAAAGCGTGGCCGATACGATGCGTAA